A window from Leptospira meyeri encodes these proteins:
- a CDS encoding dihydrofolate reductase family protein, whose amino-acid sequence MSKIIAAFNMTLNGNCDHNAGIPDEEIHIHYADLLDTADYILYGRITYQLMQFWQSFLETPSSQNSMNDFAASIDKIKKIVFSHSLKETGWDSAILSDKPIEEKILELKKITNKDIFVGSRSLIIQLIKHNLIDELQLCIHPVIAENGIQLFENLNTKTNLKFIKTKIFSNGAIILYYKPTIDNIINE is encoded by the coding sequence ATGTCAAAAATTATTGCAGCTTTCAATATGACCCTGAATGGCAATTGTGACCACAATGCAGGAATCCCGGATGAAGAAATACATATTCATTATGCAGATCTTCTTGATACCGCAGATTACATATTATATGGAAGAATTACATATCAGCTTATGCAATTTTGGCAGTCGTTCCTAGAAACTCCTTCGAGTCAAAATTCAATGAATGATTTTGCTGCCTCTATAGACAAAATAAAAAAAATCGTCTTTTCGCATTCTCTGAAAGAAACGGGATGGGATAGCGCAATACTCTCCGATAAGCCTATTGAAGAAAAAATCTTGGAACTAAAAAAAATAACGAACAAGGATATTTTTGTCGGTAGTCGAAGTTTAATTATACAGTTAATTAAACATAATCTAATTGACGAGCTTCAACTTTGCATCCATCCGGTGATTGCCGAGAACGGTATCCAACTATTTGAAAACCTAAATACCAAGACAAATCTTAAGTTTATAAAAACTAAAATCTTTTCGAATGGAGCAATCATCCTTTATTATAAACCGACAATAGATAACATAATAAATGAATAG
- a CDS encoding TonB-dependent receptor plug domain-containing protein: protein MKYTKSIIYIFCLGWFLPLYAEGNLEVVFQIVKSNSGKPVTNAVVISKKGKASGVSNEEGIAKLRFPEPGYYEIKISTADRIETVFREVRFKGQVILVSISEANLSGILVSGERDKTPLSRYGLVQDEIKRLPGVSGDSLKALQTIPGVVIGAPVGILPSVFTNIGTNLLTGNPYSNSERGDLSLRGGGTRQNQYYFDGFPLSYPFHLGNQSSVLNNNLIKSFDVFTGAFPAKYGYATGGIIAIEGTDRVDENKTVININLFLSDIYNQAKVLPGLAMISSGRKNYPNLVLLQTYPQGIPEDAKYAEYQDYQWKLIWDISSEHRLSIQTFGTRDRQAYTKAQADLERGGEDPRPPTGLDRMFRTDAIRYVWKGKTFRNTLSYSRTSFNEFFELRFTNPLTAENIFGLQNRTADTTTYVHNAFEWEIWEEHLKLEAGVQGRFRETTLKGENISSYNRLFYNIFNDLLNSNAAFRSVIDGDRIRYREKSAYAELPFKYGGFRLTPGARVDNYSGSNETNLAPRITGGYLFESTKTGFMVGHGIHYNAPVSIEALSAKSGNPNLYMERSEHNSVGVSQEFSNNWQIKIEGFRNIFQNIIVPDAYIVDPYALNNDTRVFVNETAKVLANPITPKNLNYSNAGYGHSEGVEIFIKKTKDPREQSGLFGWISYTNSITKRINNQARLNSDETRNRTLLNNSRTLLAQSKIGTNYINYYDDNQFEVIYNNDKEQLYDLDRTHILNIVFGYKFNPEWMVGGRFRYFSGTPYTPITSATRANQAATFGLNLYFPNYSGNYNSDRFLPFHQFDLRIDRIENYSWGYINTYIEFVNFYGRRNQAGFEFDNTKNYQRNQNPAPTYDTVNSPYIISQTPNGKLAFIPLINIGMEVRF, encoded by the coding sequence ATGAAATACACTAAATCGATCATTTATATTTTTTGTTTGGGATGGTTTTTGCCTCTGTATGCAGAAGGAAACCTAGAAGTTGTGTTCCAAATTGTTAAATCCAATTCTGGCAAACCCGTCACAAATGCTGTTGTTATTTCTAAAAAAGGTAAAGCCAGCGGAGTTTCCAATGAAGAGGGGATCGCCAAACTTCGATTTCCCGAACCCGGATATTATGAAATTAAAATTTCTACGGCCGACAGAATCGAAACTGTGTTTCGCGAAGTTCGATTCAAAGGACAGGTGATTCTTGTCTCCATCTCAGAGGCAAATCTATCGGGAATTTTAGTCAGTGGAGAAAGGGACAAAACACCTCTATCTCGATATGGGCTCGTGCAAGATGAAATCAAACGACTCCCTGGTGTTTCCGGTGATTCCTTAAAAGCTCTCCAAACCATTCCGGGTGTTGTGATTGGTGCGCCCGTAGGAATTTTACCGTCAGTCTTCACTAATATTGGAACCAATTTGTTAACAGGAAATCCCTATTCCAATAGTGAAAGGGGAGATTTATCATTACGTGGTGGTGGGACGAGACAAAACCAATATTATTTTGATGGATTCCCACTCTCTTATCCTTTTCATTTAGGAAATCAATCTTCCGTACTAAATAACAATTTAATTAAATCCTTTGACGTGTTTACTGGTGCATTTCCAGCTAAATATGGTTATGCGACTGGCGGAATTATTGCCATTGAAGGAACAGATCGTGTTGATGAAAATAAAACGGTCATCAATATCAATTTGTTTTTATCAGATATTTACAACCAAGCCAAAGTTTTGCCAGGACTGGCGATGATCAGTTCAGGAAGAAAAAACTACCCTAACTTAGTTTTATTACAAACCTATCCACAAGGAATTCCGGAAGATGCAAAGTATGCAGAGTATCAAGATTACCAATGGAAACTAATTTGGGATATTAGTTCTGAACATCGTCTTTCGATCCAAACCTTTGGAACAAGAGATAGACAAGCATACACTAAAGCCCAAGCAGATTTAGAAAGAGGAGGGGAAGACCCACGTCCTCCGACGGGTTTAGATCGAATGTTTCGCACTGATGCCATCCGTTATGTTTGGAAAGGAAAAACATTTCGAAATACTTTATCATACTCACGCACCTCGTTTAATGAATTTTTTGAATTGAGATTTACAAATCCGCTCACAGCAGAGAATATTTTCGGATTACAAAATCGAACTGCTGATACAACCACTTATGTTCATAATGCATTTGAATGGGAAATTTGGGAGGAACATCTCAAATTAGAAGCAGGAGTTCAGGGTCGGTTCCGCGAGACCACATTAAAAGGTGAGAATATCTCTTCTTATAATCGATTATTTTATAATATATTTAATGATTTATTAAATTCCAATGCGGCTTTTCGTTCCGTCATTGATGGAGATCGAATCCGATATCGTGAAAAGTCTGCTTATGCGGAACTTCCGTTTAAATATGGTGGTTTTCGCCTAACACCAGGTGCAAGGGTAGATAACTATTCAGGTAGCAATGAAACCAATTTGGCTCCCAGGATTACAGGTGGGTATCTTTTTGAATCCACAAAAACAGGGTTTATGGTTGGGCACGGAATTCATTACAATGCGCCTGTTTCGATTGAGGCCTTGTCTGCTAAGTCAGGAAATCCTAATCTTTATATGGAACGTTCCGAACATAATTCGGTAGGGGTGAGCCAAGAGTTTTCCAACAATTGGCAAATTAAAATTGAAGGGTTTCGGAATATCTTTCAGAATATCATCGTTCCTGATGCTTATATTGTCGATCCGTACGCTTTGAACAATGACACTCGTGTTTTTGTAAATGAAACCGCCAAAGTTCTCGCAAATCCGATTACACCTAAAAATTTAAATTATTCGAATGCTGGTTATGGACATTCGGAAGGAGTTGAAATTTTTATTAAAAAAACAAAAGATCCAAGAGAACAATCGGGGCTATTTGGTTGGATTTCCTACACAAATTCTATCACTAAACGAATCAATAACCAAGCCAGATTAAACAGTGATGAAACTAGAAACAGAACTTTACTGAACAATTCAAGAACACTTCTTGCCCAATCCAAAATTGGAACTAATTATATAAATTATTATGATGATAATCAATTTGAAGTCATTTATAATAATGATAAAGAACAACTTTATGATTTAGATAGAACTCACATTTTAAATATTGTATTTGGTTATAAATTTAATCCAGAATGGATGGTGGGTGGAAGGTTTCGTTACTTTTCAGGCACACCTTATACTCCCATTACAAGTGCTACACGAGCAAATCAAGCTGCGACTTTTGGATTGAATTTATATTTCCCCAATTATTCTGGAAACTATAACAGTGACCGATTTTTACCATTTCACCAATTTGACCTAAGGATCGATCGCATCGAAAACTATTCTTGGGGTTATATTAATACTTATATTGAATTTGTAAATTTTTATGGCCGTAGGAACCAAGCAGGTTTTGAATTTGATAATACAAAAAATTACCAAAGGAATCAAAACCCCGCACCAACCTACGATACTGTGAATTCTCCATACATAATTTCGCAAACCCCAAATGGAAAATTAGCTTTTATTCCTCTCATCAATATTGGTATGGAGGTACGATTTTGA
- a CDS encoding ankyrin repeat domain-containing protein, with the protein MLEFLSSRFLFLRLSSVIFLIMIGSSFSCMEDETVVKAPMSREHRLFQAVEKGNLELVKTILAEGVSVNAKDSLGNSSLIKAADDEELEMAKFLIEKGANVNLRNTTGETALYRAVYRGNLEMVKLLVKAGAETKVKTVGGISIAELAEERGEEGILKYLSSLK; encoded by the coding sequence ATGTTAGAATTTCTATCTAGTCGATTTTTATTCTTAAGGTTATCCAGTGTCATTTTTTTAATAATGATCGGATCCAGCTTTTCCTGTATGGAAGATGAAACTGTAGTCAAAGCTCCTATGAGTCGGGAGCACCGTCTGTTCCAGGCAGTCGAAAAAGGAAACTTAGAATTAGTAAAAACAATTTTAGCGGAAGGTGTGTCCGTCAATGCAAAGGACTCCTTAGGAAATTCCTCTTTAATCAAAGCAGCAGATGATGAAGAACTAGAGATGGCAAAGTTCTTAATTGAAAAAGGTGCCAATGTCAACCTCCGTAATACCACCGGTGAAACAGCACTTTACCGAGCCGTATACCGAGGAAATTTGGAAATGGTCAAACTTCTGGTTAAAGCCGGTGCCGAAACCAAAGTCAAAACTGTGGGTGGGATTAGTATTGCGGAACTTGCCGAAGAACGAGGCGAAGAGGGGATCTTAAAGTATTTAAGTTCTCTTAAATAG
- a CDS encoding ankyrin repeat domain-containing protein, with amino-acid sequence MNASCTPKSIKVIKNILFISGYLLLYPFSFLSADSELIFTINRIAESIERISVKIPTDHYYLTTTSVSYTNAMSDGSPAPKLVYFQSGEYFLSYNDGNSNGRIVSLDSNFKMIKDLVSIKNFRIEDTIADSNGLTVLLSAFEIEKKGNYESKNFHTAYINQYTTSGKLNFSTKIVGTKEYKNVGDQGIDTTFGTLTLTKTADNHYATYFSTYRKWDDGVTHQSEYLAFFDNAGKRILKSDGKTPEGFTWNVSHSFRPRFINDGKQLVMATVGDAYPRGLVVDSFPSRKRELPIVVPKAGPNETYQYVPISTGDLYSKDGTTWITFDSNLNRSSYDIGLIIKSNDGLSKPIYLTNSIKQRERIPRIVPFGDEHLFLMWMTDEDTEKDKWFPKITKMNLEACLIQKDGTIISKPQSFGSGKGLSFRAAARFFHLPDGRFGWVNDLTGLADQLEIVLVSPFPKETIVVSSNENPTPQPTKVKIDPSLGKPMVAAIYEGREEEAISLLNQGADPNTIYEGWSALLYAAYFGRTESVKALISHQVNTDFSVDGWNALRLSEVRGHTQIVTLLQPLTKSISRSLSKSPNPKSPISSMIKERNLRSEIEPSNVDINQNLKNLGTPMN; translated from the coding sequence ATGAACGCAAGTTGCACTCCTAAAAGCATCAAAGTTATAAAAAATATTTTATTCATCTCAGGATATCTTTTGCTTTATCCATTTTCCTTTCTTTCTGCCGACTCTGAACTCATTTTTACTATTAATCGAATTGCCGAATCCATAGAACGGATTTCAGTCAAAATACCAACGGATCATTATTATCTAACGACTACATCCGTTTCCTATACAAATGCGATGTCTGATGGATCTCCAGCGCCAAAGTTGGTATATTTCCAATCAGGAGAATACTTTCTGTCATACAATGATGGTAATTCCAATGGCAGAATTGTAAGTTTAGATTCTAATTTCAAAATGATAAAAGATCTTGTAAGTATAAAAAACTTTCGTATTGAAGATACCATCGCCGATTCTAATGGGCTGACTGTTTTATTATCTGCTTTTGAGATTGAAAAAAAAGGAAACTATGAATCTAAAAATTTTCATACTGCCTATATCAATCAATACACAACTTCTGGAAAATTAAATTTTAGTACGAAGATTGTAGGCACGAAAGAATACAAAAATGTAGGTGATCAAGGGATCGATACTACATTTGGAACTTTAACACTCACCAAAACAGCTGATAATCATTATGCGACTTATTTTTCTACTTATCGCAAATGGGATGACGGAGTCACACACCAGAGTGAATATTTGGCATTTTTTGACAATGCCGGCAAACGAATTTTAAAATCTGATGGAAAAACACCTGAAGGATTTACGTGGAATGTGAGTCATAGTTTTCGACCCAGGTTTATCAATGATGGAAAACAATTGGTGATGGCCACTGTCGGTGATGCTTACCCAAGAGGATTGGTTGTAGATAGTTTTCCTTCTCGAAAACGTGAGTTACCAATTGTTGTCCCTAAAGCTGGACCAAATGAAACCTACCAATACGTTCCGATTTCTACTGGTGATTTATACTCAAAAGATGGTACGACTTGGATCACATTTGATTCCAATCTAAATCGATCTTCTTATGATATTGGCCTTATCATCAAAAGCAATGATGGCCTTTCCAAACCAATATATTTAACAAATTCTATTAAACAAAGAGAAAGGATTCCGAGAATTGTCCCTTTTGGAGATGAACATTTGTTTCTGATGTGGATGACAGATGAAGATACTGAAAAAGACAAATGGTTTCCTAAAATTACAAAGATGAATTTGGAAGCTTGTTTGATTCAAAAAGATGGAACCATCATTTCCAAACCTCAAAGTTTTGGTTCTGGTAAAGGTTTATCTTTTCGAGCAGCAGCTCGTTTTTTTCATTTGCCAGATGGTAGATTTGGTTGGGTGAACGATTTAACTGGTTTGGCAGACCAATTGGAAATTGTTTTAGTCTCACCTTTCCCAAAAGAAACGATTGTTGTTTCTTCAAATGAGAATCCAACACCACAACCAACAAAAGTAAAAATTGATCCCAGTCTAGGCAAACCAATGGTAGCTGCTATCTATGAAGGAAGAGAAGAAGAAGCAATTTCGCTTTTGAACCAAGGAGCTGATCCCAATACGATCTATGAAGGTTGGTCTGCTTTATTGTATGCAGCTTACTTTGGTCGTACCGAATCTGTAAAAGCACTGATATCTCACCAAGTAAATACAGATTTTTCAGTGGATGGATGGAACGCTCTACGGTTATCCGAAGTTAGGGGGCATACTCAAATTGTAACTTTACTGCAACCATTAACAAAATCAATTTCTAGATCGTTATCAAAATCTCCTAATCCAAAAAGTCCGATATCATCGATGATAAAAGAGAGAAACCTACGGTCGGAAATCGAACCATCTAATGTAGATATAAATCAAAATCTAAAGAATTTAGGAACACCAATGAATTGA
- a CDS encoding nitroreductase, with protein sequence MNSEMISIHESAKTTTEALETRHSIREYLPEPVPEEILQRIFRKALRSPSWKNSQPWKAHILSGKKREEMALELTKAARESSPQPETNWPESYPSDAKKRMFDLGMKIYGVAGIDRKDKEARDQFMLRNFEFFGAPTAVFITSKFDLNLYVGIDLGCFLQSILLLAREEGLGTCPQAALGAFPDVVRNCLGLPKEEKVILGLSIGYPKPDSELNRFHTPRESAEDLLRFY encoded by the coding sequence ATGAATTCTGAAATGATATCCATCCATGAGTCTGCCAAAACGACAACAGAGGCCCTAGAAACTAGACATAGCATCCGAGAATATTTACCAGAACCTGTCCCAGAAGAAATCCTACAAAGAATCTTCAGAAAAGCCTTACGTTCCCCTAGTTGGAAAAACTCCCAACCTTGGAAAGCGCATATCCTGAGTGGCAAAAAACGCGAGGAGATGGCCTTGGAACTCACAAAGGCAGCGAGGGAGTCTTCCCCCCAGCCAGAAACTAATTGGCCAGAATCCTATCCAAGTGATGCCAAAAAACGAATGTTTGATTTAGGGATGAAAATTTACGGAGTGGCTGGAATTGATCGTAAAGACAAAGAAGCAAGGGATCAATTTATGCTTCGAAATTTTGAATTCTTTGGAGCTCCCACTGCGGTTTTTATCACCTCCAAATTTGATCTCAATTTGTATGTAGGTATTGATTTGGGTTGTTTTCTCCAATCAATTCTCCTCCTGGCAAGAGAGGAAGGTTTAGGAACTTGTCCACAAGCTGCTTTGGGTGCATTTCCTGATGTAGTTCGTAATTGTTTGGGCTTGCCTAAGGAAGAAAAAGTAATCCTCGGACTGAGCATTGGATATCCAAAACCGGATTCAGAACTCAATCGTTTTCACACACCAAGGGAATCTGCCGAAGATTTACTTCGGTTTTATTGA
- a CDS encoding prohibitin family protein has product MKRRSIFPTSFQFLSILGVSLFFTSCLSIISPGEVGLMWRPYSTGLSQKPLESRVQTYMPWNSVYVYSVQWSSYQEKVEVLTRDDLTITVTAAIIIRPVQNEIYELEMEIGRGYYEKVVKPQFRTAIRNILSAYNMVSISKETPNVSAQIKKSLSEKLKDKHVEIDDVIIDDVEYSPSILKAIESKLTKQQEQEQMKFEINIAKRDAEIQQISADGRAKAVLIEAEAQAKAQRMISESLTPKYIQLKAMENPNNKLIFVPNGKDGLPIIVNPEGK; this is encoded by the coding sequence ATGAAACGTCGATCCATTTTTCCAACCAGCTTCCAGTTCCTTTCCATTTTGGGTGTGAGTCTTTTTTTTACATCGTGCCTCTCCATCATTAGTCCGGGAGAGGTAGGTCTGATGTGGCGACCGTATAGCACGGGACTCAGCCAAAAACCGCTAGAATCTCGAGTGCAAACCTATATGCCTTGGAACAGTGTTTATGTCTACTCTGTTCAATGGAGTAGTTACCAAGAAAAAGTAGAAGTACTCACGAGAGATGATTTAACGATCACTGTGACGGCTGCCATCATCATTCGGCCAGTTCAAAATGAAATTTATGAGTTAGAAATGGAAATTGGTCGAGGTTATTATGAGAAGGTAGTGAAACCTCAATTTCGAACTGCGATTCGAAATATTCTATCTGCTTATAATATGGTTTCCATTTCGAAAGAGACACCTAACGTTTCTGCGCAGATTAAAAAATCCCTGAGCGAAAAGTTGAAGGACAAACATGTTGAAATTGATGATGTGATCATTGATGATGTAGAATACAGTCCATCCATTCTAAAAGCAATCGAAAGCAAACTGACCAAACAACAAGAACAAGAGCAGATGAAGTTCGAAATCAATATCGCTAAACGTGATGCCGAGATCCAACAAATCTCTGCTGATGGTAGAGCAAAGGCCGTACTCATTGAAGCTGAGGCACAAGCAAAAGCCCAACGGATGATTTCTGAATCATTAACTCCGAAATACATTCAATTGAAAGCAATGGAGAATCCAAATAATAAATTGATTTTTGTTCCAAATGGAAAAGATGGATTGCCGATTATAGTGAATCCGGAAGGTAAATAA
- a CDS encoding class I SAM-dependent methyltransferase has product MYSKTFWNERYANEDYVYGKDPNDFLRTRLPNLKKGRILFPCEGEGRNAVFAAGLGWDVFAFDQSETGKQKATALANEKKVSIHYEISDVLTYPYAPEQMDMVALIYCHFHKSIRTTAHRNCVRTLKSGGILLLEAFSPDQLQYTSGGPKDPDMLYQLKDLRMDFSEMSVEYEEALEIELNESPFHRGKAAIVRLVLRKI; this is encoded by the coding sequence ATGTATTCTAAAACTTTCTGGAATGAACGTTATGCGAATGAAGACTATGTTTACGGAAAAGACCCAAACGATTTTTTAAGAACTCGTTTGCCTAATTTGAAAAAAGGAAGAATTCTTTTTCCATGCGAAGGAGAAGGACGAAATGCGGTTTTTGCAGCAGGACTCGGCTGGGATGTGTTTGCCTTTGACCAATCAGAAACCGGAAAACAAAAAGCAACCGCTCTTGCTAACGAAAAAAAAGTTTCCATTCATTATGAGATTTCTGATGTTTTAACTTACCCTTACGCACCAGAACAAATGGATATGGTTGCTTTGATCTATTGTCACTTTCATAAATCGATCCGCACAACGGCACATCGAAATTGTGTTCGAACATTAAAATCCGGTGGGATTTTATTATTAGAAGCATTTTCGCCAGACCAGTTGCAATACACATCAGGTGGTCCAAAAGATCCCGATATGTTGTATCAGTTAAAAGATTTGCGTATGGATTTTTCCGAAATGAGCGTTGAATACGAAGAAGCATTAGAAATTGAACTCAATGAAAGTCCGTTCCATAGAGGAAAGGCAGCCATCGTTCGGTTGGTTTTACGAAAAATATAG
- a CDS encoding M20/M25/M40 family metallo-hydrolase, giving the protein MKFLVSVFILAVLNLQCSFGQKVKYAELKQSYPKVNWEARRSEAVKLLSDLLKIPSVRGNEIQVAKYIQAVLAKEGIPSHFVFDPKYPTRPNLIAELPATVPNPEPGIILANHLDTVEFDTKEWKVAPLSGTVSEGRVWGRGAIDMKGMAVMELLAFLEIKRSGIPRTRKIMYLALADEESGSELGGKYMTSKQKQVFEGYEYALNEGGVATRDIVIQGSTIFNIQYAEKGNIWLRAKIKGTSGHGSSPPSQYPALSLIQFFNEVRELESEIRITSETDAFFYQLGTISSFPNSFFLKNARNPLIKPLLHGTIRSNRHLTAMTTNTKSITGFRTTEGEGGENVIAGEASGRLDIRTLPGVDIMEFSNKVKSIAAKYNAEITFTDINPTDVSPINTRLFSTLAAVSVNKFPNSTVTPFLSPGKTDNSYLRRLGIKSYGLIPAVLKSEDIDGMHGKNENMTIDNLELGTKILFETLVEMNQ; this is encoded by the coding sequence ATGAAGTTTTTAGTTTCGGTTTTTATTCTCGCGGTCTTAAATTTGCAATGTTCCTTCGGTCAAAAGGTAAAGTATGCGGAGCTAAAACAGTCTTATCCTAAAGTCAATTGGGAAGCCCGTAGGTCTGAAGCGGTAAAACTTTTATCGGATTTATTAAAAATACCATCTGTTCGTGGAAACGAAATTCAGGTGGCAAAATACATCCAAGCGGTTCTCGCCAAAGAGGGAATCCCTTCTCATTTTGTTTTTGATCCCAAATATCCAACAAGACCCAATTTAATTGCTGAATTACCAGCGACTGTTCCAAATCCAGAGCCAGGTATCATTCTCGCAAACCATTTGGACACAGTTGAATTTGATACCAAAGAATGGAAGGTAGCTCCACTTTCCGGTACGGTAAGTGAGGGTCGTGTTTGGGGGCGTGGCGCCATTGATATGAAAGGAATGGCCGTAATGGAATTACTTGCCTTTCTTGAAATCAAACGATCTGGAATTCCGAGAACGAGAAAAATTATGTATTTGGCTTTGGCCGATGAGGAATCAGGTTCCGAGTTAGGCGGTAAATATATGACTTCCAAACAAAAACAAGTTTTTGAAGGATACGAATACGCACTCAATGAAGGTGGGGTGGCCACAAGAGACATTGTGATCCAAGGTTCCACTATCTTTAACATTCAATATGCGGAAAAAGGAAACATTTGGTTACGAGCCAAAATCAAAGGAACCAGTGGGCACGGATCTTCTCCTCCAAGTCAATACCCTGCCTTGTCCTTAATCCAATTTTTTAATGAAGTCAGAGAACTGGAATCTGAGATTCGTATCACCTCAGAAACAGATGCTTTTTTCTACCAACTCGGAACCATTAGTTCGTTTCCAAATTCATTTTTTTTGAAAAATGCTAGAAACCCTTTGATCAAACCTTTATTACACGGAACCATCCGAAGCAATCGCCACCTTACTGCAATGACCACAAACACCAAATCCATCACTGGATTTAGAACCACAGAAGGCGAAGGGGGAGAAAACGTAATTGCAGGGGAAGCATCAGGAAGACTCGATATCCGAACTTTACCAGGTGTTGATATTATGGAATTTTCCAATAAAGTAAAATCAATTGCCGCTAAATACAATGCTGAAATTACTTTTACCGATATCAATCCAACGGATGTATCTCCCATCAACACTAGGCTTTTCAGCACTTTGGCAGCAGTGTCTGTCAATAAGTTTCCCAATAGTACGGTGACTCCGTTTCTTTCTCCTGGAAAAACGGACAATTCGTATCTCAGACGATTGGGAATTAAATCGTATGGTTTGATTCCAGCAGTTCTGAAATCAGAAGACATTGACGGGATGCACGGAAAGAATGAAAATATGACCATTGATAACTTAGAACTAGGAACAAAAATTCTTTTTGAAACTTTGGTAGAGATGAACCAGTAG
- a CDS encoding TetR/AcrR family transcriptional regulator, with translation MKKEPTRVRLLQVSKDLFLKQGYSETGLNQIVDEAETVKASLYQHFSSKEMLGKEVLRIYSDENLTLLKSLMKRNPKPLDFVKAWVRILSREARESQLFGCGMANFRAQIAPNELEILKEIEEIAHKTIDCLAEYLEESLENGHIISKVDCRLLAKQLFFVYEGVLQGYRLLDDKRSLDELYRIAESLIPTSK, from the coding sequence ATGAAAAAAGAACCAACTCGTGTACGTCTCTTGCAAGTAAGTAAGGATCTCTTTTTAAAACAAGGGTATTCGGAAACAGGCCTCAACCAAATCGTCGATGAAGCAGAGACCGTCAAAGCGAGTTTGTATCAACATTTTTCCTCAAAAGAGATGTTGGGTAAGGAAGTGCTTCGAATTTATTCGGATGAAAATTTAACTCTTCTCAAATCTCTAATGAAACGAAATCCAAAGCCTCTTGATTTTGTGAAAGCTTGGGTTCGGATTCTTTCTAGGGAAGCGAGAGAATCTCAACTTTTCGGATGTGGGATGGCCAATTTCCGAGCCCAGATTGCACCAAACGAATTGGAAATTTTGAAAGAAATTGAAGAAATTGCCCACAAAACCATCGATTGTTTGGCAGAGTATTTAGAGGAGTCTCTAGAAAATGGTCATATAATTTCTAAAGTAGATTGTCGGTTACTCGCTAAACAATTATTTTTTGTCTACGAAGGGGTTTTGCAAGGTTATCGTTTGCTTGATGACAAAAGGTCATTGGATGAACTTTACCGAATTGCCGAAAGTTTGATCCCAACTTCTAAATGA